The DNA region TTGATGGAAATGTTGTTTTGTGGTAAATATTCttcagcacaaaaaaaggggttaaaacattttgattaattaattagCATCAAATCTACAAGACACTAGCACACCACATATGTAGTTACATGAAATTCCAAGTAGCAGCAATTCGTTGGGGAAACTTGCCTTCATGACATGGCAACAGAGACACAAATGACATTCCTCGTTATTCGAGATTTTACTCGAATAGATAGAGACATTTCTGGAGGATTTTGATTTGCAGGGTTTTCCATAAACTCATAACAAAGGGTACTCGTTATGCGAGGCTCCACTGTAAATGTCACGTGAATGGGTCAAATTATCATGTAGGAGAATGGTTGTAGAAATGTATATCCATATATATAGCCATTTTCACTGCGGTCGGAACAAAATGACAACCTTTCTACCTACCCTTTCGTTCGAAAATGCGGAAGTAACGGAACGTAAAAGTTAGCgtaaacataaattaaaaatgttggAGCTGTCTGGAGCTGCCGTCGTCTTATTTTTACGGTTTATTATGACAATTATCGTTTTATCACGTCCACGAGCGGGGGACTATTAAAATTTCCCCTACTTAATTATCGGTTGGTTTATAGTGCCTCtcttaaaatataaaataactaCAATAAACACCTAGCAGATGGTGAGCTTACAAAACATAAAAGGAACTTGGTGCTTTACGTAGCAACAGTCTCGCTAATTCCGGGGCCACCGGTTACTGAGCACACGGACACTATGACCGCGTCCCTAGCGCCCgagtgtgcgttttttgtattaaaatttcCTCTCTGCACTTACGATTTTTTACTGACGCTCTATTTGACTGTATCGCACGGTCacgcccctccccccccctcccgcccAATTTCAAACCCCGCTGAGAATCGTCGTTGTTTCGACCGTATATTTTCCGTATGGCACTGCATGGGTTTTGCCGCTGTTGCTGAGCGAGCTGATCACAGTTTCGGCACCGTCTTCGTGCGCTTCACGAAACAATACTGTTTGTtactttctgtgtgtgtgcgttagcCTTTTGCATAATGGCGGAAGTGTGCTCGCGAAGGGCTGGCTGGGTTTGAAGCAGGCAGACAGCGCACAGCCGCCTGTCACTGATGCGATTGCTAAACCTACAGGTTGCCCTCTCCGTGCGCAACCGCGTCCTAGTCTGAGATTAAATTTTCGCAGAGTGGAGATCAGTGGTAGCGAGGGTGGCAGATGATGGAGAGGGTCTCATTGGTGCTTGTGCATCCATGAGGGAGAAATAAATATGCTTACAACACTAGCAGAAGGGGCATAATCATATGGTTGATTGTtggatcacacacacacatgcacacgttGGCGTGCTTCAAACGGTCACACGTGTTGCGAGGTAGAGCAAATGCACGCACGTGCACGTCAGCGACACCATGTTGAGGATGGCGGTGGTCATGTGTATCTGGCGAAACTTCTTGTGCGTCGCTTTGTAGTGGCGGGAGCGCTCCAGGAAGCCGTTGCCCGCCCCGTCGAACTGGCCCACCTCCTGCCCGATGCTGGCGCCCGCCTCGATGCGATGCTTCTCGTGCATCAGGCGCAGCATCGGCGGGGCTAGGTACAGCCGTACGAACAGCTCGAGCGAGGCGGTCACTGCCAGCGCCACAATCTGCAGCAGATCGACCGGATCCCAGTGCGCCAAGTGGCGGTCGGCCAGCTCCGGCTGGGTGCTGCGTCGCAGCTCGACGAAGCTGACCAGGCTAATCGTGCTCAGACCGGTACCGAGCGTGAAGTACTTCGGAAACAATACCTCTTGGATCAGGCCGAACGTGTGGCGCGGTAGGGAAAAGTACAGAGCTAGCCCTGTGGttgtgagaaagagagaaagagagagaggaagagagaaagagagagaacacAACTAGGTTATTTAAGAACAGGTGAAAATAAGTATGATGTAACTGATGATGGTAGCTGATGTTGCTGAAACCTACCTGACACGAATGTCATCCATATTTGCGCACCAAAGTGGATGGTAAAGGACCCGAGGTAAGCAATTTGGGTCAAGGGGTGGCTGCGGCCACTGTCTCCAGCACCCGATCGGCTGTGCTCACACTTTTCGCCGCCGGTCGCACCCTGGCCGCTGATCAGGTTGGGCCAGAGGGCTACTAGCACCATCGACACCATGATCGCCGATATTGCGTGACTCGGTTGCGTCGTGCCTGTTAGTATCCTAACCATCAAACGGAAACGAAAATACTTGCTATAGCGGGCTAGCTTGAAACCTTTCTGGATGGCTTTCAGGAAGGATGTGCTTACTTGTACAGTGGGCTGCGCTGCAGGCGGTGCGTTTGATCGCGAAGACGCTGCAGCAGGGAGCGCGTTGCTCGCGTGGCCGCCCCGAGCACGTCCTGATGCAGCTGCTCGCTTGATGATTGCGGGTCCGGATGGCTGCCTGCAGCCGGGACACGCACCTGCTCTAGCTTTTCGTCGGCCAGCAGCGCGACACCCGTGCGAAtgtccgacgttgcctgctggAGCAGCGGACTCGTGTCTACCAGACGCTGAAGGCAACACATTTTACCAGCACACTGTTTGAGGTTTTGGCTTATGATGGAACGAATTTGACTAGCTTCgcgccccccccccaaaaacgcTCAGGATATTCGACTGCAGTTTCACCCGAGCGTAGGGATACcaatggcacacacacacacaaacgcgcacaACTTTCACACACCGCGTCGCTGTCGCTAGGGCGCTGTTGACTTTTCGAGCAGCtgcactgctactgctactgctgctgctagctgACTGTAATGCAAACAGTGTAATGGCATGGCTGTGTTCGCACGCCGATCGTATATATAAGACTTTATTTTCGTGTGCACCTCCGCGCGGCACACCCTCCACGAGATGCGCCCTACATCCCCAGTGTGTGTGGCCCGTTCGGCCCATTGCCGAGCTGTTTCCACGCGTTTcgttgacacacacacacgcgcgaccGATACGGGAAGAACATGCGATTGTGCACCGCTAGAGCGAGTTGGCGCGCGCGCAACCATGCGTTTGCGAATACACGCGCAAACCTTGCGCGAACGCGCTGTAATCGGGAGAGATATGCCCTTCCCTGCgctcgcgcgtgtgtgcatgtgtgtgtgtgtgtggagttgGGTCAATCGAGTTGGATTTGCCTGTGGTGCTGGTCATATGAAGGGTTGCGTGGGGGTTGTATTGGTGGCCGGGGGATTAAACTCCCCTTatcctgtgtgtgtatgtacagcatacacacacactcctagGAGAAATGATCGTCGTCATCGAATTGGTTCCCGCTGCAGTTTTAttaggtagagagagagagagagaggtttgGGTGAGGAGGGGTAGGGGAAAGGGAGGAAGAACATTTCGTAGCCGACGGTCATGCAGCGTCGTAAATAATCCGGCGTGAGCTGTCACAAATGCGGGCGACAACCCAAGAAGGGCTGGGCCGGAAGGAGGGAGTAGCTCAAGTCACGAGATAATCGCGTTGCGTTTCGTCATGCCCGCGATGGCCAGGGCGGAAGATttaggtgggggggggggggggagagaagcAGGTTGAAGGTTCAAGACCGCGCGCGTTCGCTCGGtcgctggttttttttttcaaatacaaaaaatacgtCCATAAATGGTAACGGGTTTTCGGGACTGCCGGGGgtatattatttttgttgttgttagatGACGTCGTTGTTTTTCGGCCAAATCAGCCAATCATTGATCGGCGGGTGTTGGCGCACAGTCAAGCTCGTCGGTATCGGGTATGGGAGGTAGGCGCGCACCACGTCACGGCCGCTCGGCGCTTAAATCCCGCACTTTGTAGCCATTGCCGCGGGATATTGGACACATTCTCTCCACCTCCACCCACACGAGTGGATGTACTGATTCTCGAAAAGCTTTATTTTTAGCCGGATGGCGCAAAGGAGCAGCTAGGATCGATCGCTCGGCGGCCTCCATTATCTAAAGCTTTTCCTCTGCCTTGCGAGCCATCAAAAGTGGTTATACAGCTCGCGTGTGCTGCGCCTGAAGATGTTGGATTTTCCAATGTCACCTTTAGCTGGGAAAACCAACAGACCCCAACCTCTTCGCCAGTGCTGGCATGTTTTATGCTATCCCAAAATCCCCGCACTGTCATGCTGTGGTAGCATGTTATACAACTTGTttgttcttcctttttttttgttgctggaaAGTACATGCGCGCTCTTAAAAAACCCCTTCCGTTGGATTCCCATGCGTAAGGGATGCGTGGAACCAACTCCTATCCCgctccttcccccccccccccccccccccctcccatcaTCCCTAAGATATGATAAGTTTGTGCGCGCGAGCGAAAACGGCTCAATTTTGCGTATGATTGGACCCGTCATGCTAAATATATAGCACGAAAGCCAGCAAGCCCCCCCGCGCAGCAAAAGGTGTCTACGTGACTAACCGCAAGTATGCACTTTGCGCATTGCGAactgtttgtatgtgtgtgtgtgtgtgtgtgcgtatgcgAGGCCTACCTCGTATGGGGCGATTCGCGAAACATGCACGTGGGGGAAGCGgttcggtgtgtgcgtgcacaGGAAGAAAGCGCACatttgcgtgcgtgtgccCTCTCCACTGAAACTGTGTTGCATTGGCGTGCATTGATATGCATTTGCATGCGTAATTTATGCTATCGCTGGCCTTCCCTTTCTTCGCTCGGCTAATGTTCGAGATCTCCCATACATAGggatggtttggtttttgtggcTTAATCCTTTTCAACCACCtctaccctccccccccccaccgcgTCCTAAAACGGACC from Anopheles coluzzii chromosome X, AcolN3, whole genome shotgun sequence includes:
- the LOC120947894 gene encoding transmembrane protein 205, whose protein sequence is MCCLQRLVDTSPLLQQATSDIRTGVALLADEKLEQVRVPAAGSHPDPQSSSEQLHQDVLGAATRATRSLLQRLRDQTHRLQRSPLYKILTGTTQPSHAISAIMVSMVLVALWPNLISGQGATGGEKCEHSRSGAGDSGRSHPLTQIAYLGSFTIHFGAQIWMTFVSGLALYFSLPRHTFGLIQEVLFPKYFTLGTGLSTISLVSFVELRRSTQPELADRHLAHWDPVDLLQIVALAVTASLELFVRLYLAPPMLRLMHEKHRIEAGASIGQEVGQFDGAGNGFLERSRHYKATHKKFRQIHMTTAILNMVSLTCTCVHLLYLATRVTV